The Streptomyces sp. HUAS MG91 sequence CCAGGCCCTGCGACGGTGGGGTGCCGCGCAGACCGGCGTCGGTCCGCCATGCCTCGAACGCCCAGGTGGTGAGGGTGACGACGGCGACTCCCAGGAGCCAGCCGCCCACGACGTCGCTGAACCAGTGGACTCCGAGGGCGACGCGGGTGAACCCGACGCCCACGACCGAGAGGACGGCGAGCGTCCAGCAGACCGGCCGCCCGCGCCGCGGGACGACGGAGAGTGCGATCAGCAGGAGGATGGCGCACGAGGTGGCCGCGGTCATCGCGTGGCCGGAGGGGAAGGAGTAGCCGGGGGCGTGGGCCACCGGGTCGGCAAGCGACGGCCGGGCGCGTTCGACCAGGAGCTTGGCCCAGAGTCCGATCAGGCCGCCGGTCACCGCCGTCGTCGCGGACCAGGCGGCAAGCCGCCACGCGCGCCGGTACAGGAGCCACACCGTGGCCACCAGTACCGCGCCGCGCAGCGTCAGCGGATCCCAGACCCAGTCGGAGAGCACGCGCAGGGTATCGGTCCACGCCGGGTGGTCCGTGGCCAGGGAGTGCAGGCGCCGGGCGGCGCTCTCGTCGATGCGGTGCAGTGGCGTCCACTGTTTCTCGACGAGCACGACCAGCAGGGCGAACGGCGCGGTCGCGAGGGCTGCGACGACCGCGGCTCCCGCCAGACGCAGAGCGAAGCGACGGTCGGCGATTCGGCGACGGTGCTGTTGGAGACGACGGGCGCCGGCGCGCACCACCATGGTTCAGACTCCCGGGTCGGGTTGGATCGGGTCGGGCCGCTGTCCTCGTACGGCTTCGAGTTGTGCGGCGAAGGAGAGCCCGAGGAACAGGGCGATCGAGGTGAGGTAGGCCCAGAGCAGCAGGGACATGAACGCGCTGAGCGGGCCGTAGACGGTGTCGAAGGAGCCGCTGAGGTTCAGGTACATGCTCAGGGCGAAGGTCAGCGCGGACCACAGGACCAGGTAGACGGCCGCGCCGAAGGCCAGCCAGGTGTATCCGGGTTGGACGCGTCGCGGAGCGCCTCGGAAGATGACGCTGGCCGAGAGCAGCGCCAGGAGCAGGCCGAGGGGCCAGCGGAGCAGGTTCCAGGCCGTCGAGGCGGTGTCGCCGAGGTGGTAGACGGTGGCGGCCGCCGCGAAGAGGTCGTCGCCCGCCACCGCCGTCACGAACCCGAGGCCGAGCGGTACGCCCGCGGTCAGCGCCATCAGCAGGCCGCGGGTGTACTTCTGGGTGAAGGGCCGGTCGCGCTCGCAGCCGTAGATGCGATTGGCGCCGCGTTCCACCTGGCACATGGCCGTGGTGACGTTGACCAGGGAGAAGATCAGACCGAACCAGAGGGCGAGCTGATTGCCGTCCCCGGCGTGCCGGCGGCTGCGGTCGAGCGCGTCCTCGACGACCTCGGCGCTGGGGCCCTGGGAGATGCGGTGGATGGCGAGTTCGGCCATCTGTCCGATGCTCTCGGTGTGCACGGCCGTGGACAGTCCGACGAAGGCGATGGACAGGGGGACGACCGACAGGACGGTCTGCAGGGCGAGGGCGCGGGAGTGGCTGAACCCGTCGGCGTAGCGGAAGCGCATGAACGCGTCGCGCAGCAGCGGCCAGCGGCCGTAGCGGCGGAGCGTGGCGAGCGCCTCGTCCCCGGACAGTTCCTCGCCGACCATGTCGCGCGTCGTCGGTACGCGGGTCGCGGTTCCCACGTCAGTTGCCTCCGCTCGGGAGCATCACGGTGAGCGCACCGGGGCGTGCCTCCGCCCGTAGGAGTCGTCCCGGGGCGACGGGGTCTCCGTCGATCTCGCGCGGTTGCGGCGCGTCGAACTCCACCGTGGCCCGCCGGAAGGTGAAGTACTCGATCGGGTGGGCGGCGGAGGTGACCCGGGGTTCCTCGCAGGGGGCCTTGCGCATCAGCGCGATCAGGGCTCGCAGCCAGCCCCGGAAGCCGTGCGGGTCGAGGATCAGCAGGTTGAGCTCGCCGTCGTCGGGCCGGGCCTCGGGGACGAGGCAGACGCCGCCCTGGAGGGTGCCGACGTTGGCGACCAGGACCATGCGGGCGGTGCGGCGCACGGCCGGCTTCCCGTCCAGACGGACCGTCACTCCCGTGCGCGGCGCGCGCAGGTTGCGCAGGACGGCCAAGGCGTACGCGAACCAGCCCATCACCGCCTTGGCGCGCTCTCCGGTGGCGTTCATGACGGACGCGTCGAGTCCGGCGCCGGACATGGCGGTGAAGTGCGTGGCGGGGAGGTCGTCGCCGTCGACGCGGCCGAGGTCGATCCGGCGCGGTGTCCCGGCGAGCGCCCGGTCGAGGGCCTTGGCCGGGTTCAGCGGCAGCTGGAGGTTGCGGGCGAGCAGATTGCCGGTGCCGCAGGGGACGATGGCGAGGCGTACGTCGCTGTCGGCCAGGGCGTCGGCCGCGGCCTGCACGGTGCCGTCGCCGCCGCAGACCACGACGAGGGAGGCTCCCGCGTCCCGGGCGGCGGCGCACTGGCCGTGTCCGGGGTCGTCGGCGGTGGTCGCGACGAGGCGGGCGTCGGCGCATCCGTGCCGCGACAGGACGCTTCGTACGGTGTCGAGGGTGCCCGCGTTCGCGGACAACGGGTTGTACACGACGACGGCCGTCCCGCGTCGCTGTCCGCCGCCGGCCGGGGCGGGGGTGTCCGGGGAACCGTCCCGCGCCGATGTGCGGGGCGTGTCGCGGGTGAGGAACGCGCTGCCGACGATCAGCAGCGACAGGGTTCCGTTGAGC is a genomic window containing:
- a CDS encoding phosphatase PAP2 family protein produces the protein MVVRAGARRLQQHRRRIADRRFALRLAGAAVVAALATAPFALLVVLVEKQWTPLHRIDESAARRLHSLATDHPAWTDTLRVLSDWVWDPLTLRGAVLVATVWLLYRRAWRLAAWSATTAVTGGLIGLWAKLLVERARPSLADPVAHAPGYSFPSGHAMTAATSCAILLLIALSVVPRRGRPVCWTLAVLSVVGVGFTRVALGVHWFSDVVGGWLLGVAVVTLTTWAFEAWRTDAGLRGTPPSQGLEPELRTERPEDPATRAA
- a CDS encoding YihY/virulence factor BrkB family protein codes for the protein MGTATRVPTTRDMVGEELSGDEALATLRRYGRWPLLRDAFMRFRYADGFSHSRALALQTVLSVVPLSIAFVGLSTAVHTESIGQMAELAIHRISQGPSAEVVEDALDRSRRHAGDGNQLALWFGLIFSLVNVTTAMCQVERGANRIYGCERDRPFTQKYTRGLLMALTAGVPLGLGFVTAVAGDDLFAAAATVYHLGDTASTAWNLLRWPLGLLLALLSASVIFRGAPRRVQPGYTWLAFGAAVYLVLWSALTFALSMYLNLSGSFDTVYGPLSAFMSLLLWAYLTSIALFLGLSFAAQLEAVRGQRPDPIQPDPGV
- a CDS encoding diacylglycerol kinase family protein: MIGLGLLITGPAHALWPLSHEDGVDEGLEGIRTSALNSVSFVASEAGNTLTVIIGTVAVCLGLVLIPHRRRWREALFLATGVALQALVFLLITLAVDRRRPDVERLDDSPPTSSYTSGHTGAATALYAGLAVLAFSRIRGPWRKVLGGVLLLIPVLVAAARLYRGMHHPTDVLGGMLNGTLSLLIVGSAFLTRDTPRTSARDGSPDTPAPAGGGQRRGTAVVVYNPLSANAGTLDTVRSVLSRHGCADARLVATTADDPGHGQCAAARDAGASLVVVCGGDGTVQAAADALADSDVRLAIVPCGTGNLLARNLQLPLNPAKALDRALAGTPRRIDLGRVDGDDLPATHFTAMSGAGLDASVMNATGERAKAVMGWFAYALAVLRNLRAPRTGVTVRLDGKPAVRRTARMVLVANVGTLQGGVCLVPEARPDDGELNLLILDPHGFRGWLRALIALMRKAPCEEPRVTSAAHPIEYFTFRRATVEFDAPQPREIDGDPVAPGRLLRAEARPGALTVMLPSGGN